In Hamadaea flava, a genomic segment contains:
- a CDS encoding ABC transporter substrate-binding protein encodes MALRIGYFPHNNSLWVLRHRGIVERTIPDVEWIDIRTLPPGPRPDVTAGLPTSHGDGLFDGSYDFIGTGFTPPITAQAHGHDIVYVGVSGPRVENSKFVVREDSPITSLEDLRGKRIGIGHGSWQTTLALFALDKVGLTWSDVTPVDLNGNDGAQLFLDGEIDAWTGSYPSLTRVEQQIGVRELIPTDGLFSHRSLWFTRRDFAVDRAEELAVIVAALQESDTWIRDNPREAAELFAADGGGDLDEWEYALRHRPFGVLPVSEDFVLEQQRAADLLYANGLLPKRITVTDALLPGIAEAIPPVPETAAA; translated from the coding sequence ATGGCTCTGCGCATCGGCTACTTCCCGCACAACAACTCGCTCTGGGTGCTGCGCCACCGCGGCATCGTCGAGCGCACCATTCCCGACGTCGAGTGGATCGACATCCGTACCCTCCCGCCGGGCCCGCGCCCCGACGTCACCGCCGGGCTGCCCACCAGCCACGGCGACGGCCTGTTCGACGGCTCGTACGACTTCATCGGCACCGGGTTCACCCCGCCGATCACCGCCCAGGCCCACGGTCACGACATCGTCTACGTCGGCGTCTCCGGACCGCGCGTGGAGAACAGCAAGTTCGTGGTACGCGAGGACTCGCCGATCACGTCGTTGGAAGACCTGCGGGGCAAGCGCATCGGGATCGGCCACGGCTCCTGGCAGACGACGCTGGCGTTGTTCGCTCTCGACAAGGTCGGCCTGACCTGGTCCGACGTCACCCCGGTGGACCTCAACGGCAACGACGGCGCCCAGTTGTTCCTCGACGGCGAGATCGACGCCTGGACCGGCTCCTACCCGTCGCTGACCCGGGTCGAGCAGCAGATCGGCGTACGCGAGCTGATTCCGACCGACGGCCTGTTCAGTCACCGGTCGCTGTGGTTCACCCGCCGCGACTTCGCCGTCGACCGCGCCGAGGAGCTGGCCGTCATCGTGGCCGCCCTCCAGGAATCGGACACGTGGATCCGTGACAACCCGCGCGAGGCGGCCGAGCTGTTCGCCGCCGACGGCGGAGGCGACCTGGACGAGTGGGAGTACGCCCTGCGCCACCGGCCGTTCGGCGTACTGCCGGTCAGCGAGGACTTCGTCCTCGAGCAGCAGCGCGCCGCCGACCTGCTGTACGCCAACGGCCTGCTTCCGAAGCGGATCACGGTCACCGACGCGCTTCTGCCCGGCATCGCCGAGGCC
- a CDS encoding LLM class flavin-dependent oxidoreductase yields the protein MSIDIYWRVGTHGDQPSLRRRTQSRGGFVDVPVPGQLAPGLRDGVPDGYSYADHVADVVRASEAAGFVGGLLPSFPGTDDPWALAASLAQQSRTYRFMVAYQPGFLHPVQAARLTASLQAATGGRIVYNVISGGGGPAQLWWGDKVSHDDRYARTSEFLDVLKGVWAGDFSYEGRFYRVEGAGLPKDLAGQPFPEIYFSGSSPAAIEAAGRHADYYLSWLEPFDALAAKFAQVRTDAAALGRTPRFAVRLDVLARPTEEQAWDEIRRGFENLGPEALRAFEGGGDSVGAARSRGFTGDPSKGYRGLEVAPNVWGGFHLLRGGPVFGLVGSYHQVAQRLDELIGLGVDAFILAGVPHLEEAHRIGENVLPLLARDHDITIP from the coding sequence ATGTCGATCGACATCTACTGGCGGGTCGGCACGCATGGCGACCAGCCGTCCCTGCGACGGCGTACACAAAGCCGGGGAGGGTTCGTCGACGTGCCAGTGCCCGGTCAGCTCGCCCCGGGACTACGCGATGGCGTACCGGACGGATACAGCTACGCCGACCACGTGGCCGACGTCGTCCGGGCGTCCGAGGCGGCCGGCTTCGTCGGCGGTCTGCTGCCGTCGTTCCCCGGCACCGACGACCCCTGGGCGCTGGCCGCCTCGCTGGCTCAGCAGAGCCGCACGTACCGGTTCATGGTCGCGTACCAGCCGGGATTCCTGCACCCGGTGCAGGCCGCGCGACTGACCGCGAGCCTGCAGGCCGCGACCGGCGGGCGCATCGTCTACAACGTCATCTCCGGCGGCGGTGGACCCGCGCAGCTGTGGTGGGGCGACAAGGTGTCCCACGACGACCGGTACGCGCGGACGTCGGAGTTCCTCGACGTCCTCAAGGGAGTGTGGGCAGGGGACTTCTCCTACGAGGGCCGGTTCTACCGGGTCGAGGGAGCGGGCCTGCCGAAGGACCTGGCCGGACAGCCGTTTCCCGAGATCTACTTCTCGGGCTCCTCGCCCGCCGCGATCGAGGCGGCCGGACGGCATGCCGACTACTACCTGTCCTGGCTGGAACCGTTCGACGCGCTCGCCGCCAAGTTCGCCCAGGTCCGGACGGACGCCGCGGCGCTGGGCCGCACCCCCCGCTTCGCCGTACGCCTCGACGTGCTGGCCCGTCCGACCGAGGAACAGGCCTGGGACGAGATCCGGCGCGGCTTCGAGAATCTGGGTCCGGAGGCACTGCGCGCCTTCGAAGGCGGCGGCGACTCGGTGGGCGCGGCCCGCAGCCGGGGCTTCACCGGCGACCCGAGCAAGGGCTACCGCGGCCTGGAGGTCGCGCCCAACGTGTGGGGCGGTTTCCACCTGCTGCGCGGCGGCCCGGTCTTCGGCCTCGTCGGCAGCTATCACCAGGTCGCACAGCGCCTCGATGAGCTGATCGGCCTCGGCGTCGACGCGTTCATCCTCGCCGGCGTGCCGCATCTGGAGGAGGCGCACCGGATCGGCGAGAACGTCCTGCCCCTGCTGGCCCGCGACCACGACATCACCATTCCCTGA
- a CDS encoding LLM class flavin-dependent oxidoreductase, producing the protein MTTLDIQVLLPTRAEGVRHGFGHLREVVRAAELGTLSGAVVPFDPDGLESWSVAAAALRDTRWLRVAAEFHPGVSTPVYAAKVAASLQRFSGARFAWRLAVDLDPAVARAHGDFTVGDDRYLRAAEFLQIARGVWGGGKASGPGGVKGEFTFEGKFFDVLDGGFAAPLSLVPFPQVQLTGASPAALDLSARHGDVHIFAPPTLAAAAQLTELATAHGRTVQLGVQLSVLLREDAAELADAPFRDEVDFAGTYAEAADLLRAYAAQGVSTVVFDARPRIEETYRVGEHLRPLLENPVLEGV; encoded by the coding sequence GTGACCACACTGGATATTCAGGTCCTCCTGCCGACCCGGGCCGAGGGCGTACGCCACGGCTTCGGGCACCTGCGGGAAGTGGTCCGCGCGGCCGAACTGGGCACGCTGTCCGGCGCGGTCGTGCCGTTCGACCCGGACGGGCTGGAGAGCTGGAGCGTCGCCGCCGCCGCGCTGCGGGACACCCGCTGGCTGCGAGTGGCGGCGGAGTTCCACCCCGGCGTCAGCACCCCGGTGTACGCCGCCAAGGTGGCGGCGTCGCTGCAACGCTTCTCGGGCGCTCGGTTCGCCTGGCGGCTCGCCGTCGACCTCGACCCGGCCGTCGCCCGAGCGCACGGTGACTTCACCGTCGGCGACGACCGCTACCTGCGGGCAGCCGAGTTCCTGCAGATCGCCCGTGGTGTGTGGGGTGGCGGCAAGGCGTCCGGCCCGGGTGGTGTCAAAGGCGAGTTCACTTTCGAGGGCAAGTTCTTCGACGTCCTCGACGGCGGATTCGCGGCCCCGCTGAGCCTCGTGCCGTTCCCTCAGGTGCAGCTGACCGGGGCGTCTCCGGCCGCCCTCGACCTGTCGGCGCGGCACGGCGACGTGCACATCTTCGCCCCGCCGACGCTGGCCGCAGCCGCGCAGCTGACCGAGCTGGCCACAGCCCACGGGCGCACCGTCCAGCTCGGCGTACAGCTGTCGGTGCTGCTGCGCGAGGACGCCGCCGAACTGGCCGACGCGCCCTTCCGTGACGAGGTCGACTTCGCCGGAACCTACGCGGAGGCGGCCGACCTGCTGCGGGCGTACGCCGCCCAAGGCGTGTCCACCGTGGTGTTCGACGCCCGGCCGCGCATCGAGGAGACCTATCGCGTCGGCGAGCACCTGCGCCCGTTGCTGGAAAACCCTGTGCTGGAAGGAGTCTGA
- a CDS encoding ABC transporter substrate-binding protein, with translation MTAVLESTVDKVWYTRCPVPTASGLALNLGWLAEEFGTAGLDVGVLQDAGPELARHHYDHQLLGLFREGGNVPALAAKSEGAATRLIGLTWIDEWQSVLVRADSPITGPAGLAGATVALPGWGATRGQSFPRAMALHGFKGALSLAGLTLDDVRPVTVPSLSTEIGRDRTGGGLWPGLQAVADGAIDAVYVKGAKQAEDAARLGLRVAVDLDEHPDRRYRVNNGTPRPITVHERLLAERPELVVRFLVQTLRAADWAAGHLDELRTILARETRSGADGVLTAYRSGFHRTLHPTLDADRLDLLDRQQRFLALHGFLAGEVDVYAWAAPEVLEAAHREVAA, from the coding sequence ATGACCGCCGTTCTGGAATCTACTGTGGACAAAGTTTGGTACACCCGGTGCCCGGTGCCGACCGCCAGCGGCCTGGCCCTCAACCTGGGCTGGCTGGCCGAGGAGTTCGGCACGGCCGGGCTCGACGTGGGCGTGCTGCAGGACGCCGGGCCGGAGTTGGCCCGCCACCACTACGACCACCAGCTGCTCGGGCTGTTCCGCGAAGGCGGCAACGTGCCCGCGCTCGCGGCGAAGTCCGAGGGCGCCGCGACCAGGCTCATCGGGCTGACCTGGATCGACGAGTGGCAGAGCGTCCTCGTCCGGGCGGACTCGCCGATCACCGGCCCGGCCGGCCTGGCCGGAGCCACCGTCGCCCTCCCCGGCTGGGGCGCGACCCGGGGACAGAGCTTCCCCCGCGCGATGGCGTTGCACGGCTTCAAGGGTGCGCTCAGCCTCGCCGGGCTGACCCTCGACGACGTACGCCCCGTCACCGTGCCCAGCCTCTCGACGGAGATCGGCCGCGACCGGACCGGGGGAGGGCTGTGGCCCGGGCTGCAGGCCGTTGCCGACGGTGCGATCGACGCCGTCTACGTCAAGGGCGCCAAGCAGGCCGAGGACGCCGCCCGGCTGGGCCTGCGCGTGGCGGTCGACCTGGACGAGCACCCCGACCGGCGGTACCGGGTCAACAACGGCACGCCACGGCCCATCACCGTCCACGAACGACTCCTGGCGGAGCGGCCGGAGTTGGTCGTCCGGTTCCTCGTGCAGACGCTGCGGGCCGCCGACTGGGCCGCCGGGCACCTCGACGAGCTGCGGACCATCCTCGCCCGGGAGACCCGGTCCGGGGCCGACGGCGTCCTCACCGCGTACCGGTCGGGGTTCCACCGGACGCTGCATCCGACGCTGGACGCCGACCGGCTCGACCTGCTCGACCGGCAGCAGCGCTTCCTCGCCCTGCACGGATTCCTGGCCGGTGAGGTCGACGTGTACGCCTGGGCCGCGCCTGAGGTTCTCGAAGCCGCCCATCGGGAGGTGGCGGCGTGA
- a CDS encoding ABC transporter ATP-binding protein, with protein sequence MTDAVRPPAVQLRGLTKRFGTKTVLDAIDLDLKAGEFLALLGPSGTGKTTLLRILAGLEVPDSGEVLVPERRTTVFQEPRLVSARRVLANVTIGQPRSAEEAGRSALAEVGLPDAARRWPVTLSGGEAQRVALARALVRRPQLLLLDEPFAALDALTRLQTQDLVGDLVTRHRPAVVLVTHDVEEAVRLAERVAVLRDGKLAADQPIDLPGSRDRTDPRFVEYRRFFLAELGIPSLKGV encoded by the coding sequence ATGACCGACGCCGTACGCCCACCCGCCGTCCAGCTTCGTGGTCTGACCAAGCGGTTCGGGACCAAGACCGTGCTGGACGCGATCGACCTCGACCTGAAAGCGGGGGAGTTCCTGGCGCTGCTCGGCCCGAGCGGCACCGGCAAGACGACTCTGCTCCGCATCCTGGCCGGGCTGGAGGTACCCGACTCCGGCGAGGTGCTCGTGCCCGAGCGGCGTACCACCGTGTTCCAGGAGCCGCGCCTCGTCTCGGCTCGGCGGGTGCTCGCCAACGTCACGATCGGCCAGCCGCGCAGCGCCGAGGAAGCCGGACGGTCGGCGCTGGCCGAGGTCGGGCTGCCCGACGCCGCCCGGCGCTGGCCGGTGACCCTGTCGGGCGGCGAGGCCCAGCGCGTCGCGCTGGCCCGAGCCCTCGTCCGCCGCCCCCAACTGTTGTTGCTGGACGAGCCGTTCGCCGCGCTCGACGCGCTGACCCGGTTGCAGACCCAGGACCTCGTCGGCGACCTCGTCACCCGGCATCGGCCGGCAGTCGTCCTCGTGACGCACGACGTCGAGGAGGCCGTGCGGCTCGCCGAGCGGGTCGCCGTGCTGCGCGACGGGAAGCTCGCCGCCGACCAGCCCATCGACCTCCCCGGTTCGCGCGACCGCACCGACCCGCGGTTCGTCGAGTACCGCCGATTCTTCCTCGCCGAGCTAGGCATCCCGTCGTTGAAAGGGGTCTGA
- a CDS encoding ABC transporter permease has translation MTAVIDPPVATAVTSPLVTPRFLGARRPRRVVSLAARLAVPGLLLLLWWYATSRDLISEEVLAGPGAVVRALRELASTGQLAEYLLASFGRAAPGVLIGTLAGLLLGLWTGLSAIGERLADPVMQMKRAVPFLALVPLFISWFGVDELFKVVLIAVATASPMYAYTYLGVRGVDRKLVEAARTFGLSGVRLVAGVILPTALPNILMALRISLSVSLVGLIAAEQVGATAGIGYLVTLAQQYYRNDYMVLCILLYAVLGIAIDLGVRGLERLAMPWRRHQEAR, from the coding sequence ATGACCGCCGTCATCGATCCGCCGGTCGCCACCGCGGTCACGTCGCCGCTGGTCACACCCCGGTTCCTGGGTGCGCGGCGGCCCCGGCGGGTGGTCTCGCTGGCGGCCCGGCTCGCGGTCCCGGGACTCCTGCTGCTCCTCTGGTGGTACGCGACCAGCCGCGACCTGATCTCCGAGGAGGTGCTCGCGGGGCCGGGCGCGGTCGTGCGGGCGCTGCGCGAGCTGGCGTCGACCGGTCAGCTCGCCGAGTACCTGCTCGCCTCCTTCGGCCGGGCGGCCCCCGGCGTCCTCATCGGAACCCTGGCCGGGCTGCTGCTCGGACTGTGGACCGGGCTGTCGGCGATCGGCGAACGGCTGGCCGACCCGGTGATGCAGATGAAGCGGGCGGTGCCGTTCCTCGCTCTGGTGCCGCTGTTCATCTCCTGGTTCGGCGTCGACGAGCTGTTCAAGGTGGTGCTGATCGCGGTGGCGACGGCCAGCCCGATGTACGCGTACACGTATCTCGGGGTGCGTGGCGTCGACCGCAAGCTCGTCGAGGCCGCCCGCACGTTCGGGCTGTCCGGCGTACGCCTGGTCGCCGGGGTGATCCTGCCGACCGCGCTGCCCAACATCCTGATGGCGCTGCGGATCAGCCTGTCGGTCAGCCTCGTCGGGTTGATCGCCGCCGAGCAGGTCGGGGCCACTGCCGGCATCGGATACCTGGTGACGCTGGCGCAGCAGTACTACCGCAACGACTACATGGTGCTGTGCATCCTGCTGTACGCCGTCCTCGGCATCGCCATCGACCTCGGCGTACGCGGCCTGGAACGGCTGGCTATGCCCTGGCGGCGGCATCAGGAGGCCCGATGA
- a CDS encoding ABC transporter substrate-binding protein, translated as MRVPRRLLIAATTALLSAAAVGLSACGSDADAATGDPGGAVLKLQDPGNAGPLAYAKREGILEKRLAAVNAKVEWGGSYASFTATADAVHAGSVNVLAGAISPVLGYLANSKDIRVFAVTDPVTDAAAPQTDGLVVAADSPIKSVADLVGKRVAVNKGGRGEYLLLLALQQANIPVDQVERVYLGLDQAASAFATGKVDAWWAIVNAYPQVVAKGARVLVHGRDLPDQDLSIVAARLELLQQHPEAVKVYLDVLRELTQQAKQEPEKFQNVFLQQGPTAVTGDRLRLEIEKTRYAQVPRLVTDADGAAVTSVSDLFARYGVVKDKVAPADVFLVLS; from the coding sequence ATGCGCGTGCCCCGAAGGCTGCTGATCGCGGCCACGACCGCCCTCTTGTCCGCCGCGGCCGTCGGGCTGAGCGCCTGCGGCTCCGATGCGGACGCCGCCACCGGCGACCCCGGTGGTGCGGTGCTGAAGTTGCAGGACCCGGGTAACGCCGGACCCCTCGCGTACGCCAAACGCGAGGGAATCCTGGAAAAGCGGCTGGCCGCCGTGAATGCGAAGGTCGAATGGGGCGGCTCCTACGCCTCGTTCACGGCGACCGCAGACGCCGTGCATGCCGGCTCGGTGAACGTGCTGGCCGGGGCGATCTCGCCGGTGCTCGGCTACCTCGCCAACAGCAAGGACATCCGCGTCTTCGCCGTCACCGACCCGGTAACCGACGCCGCCGCGCCGCAGACCGACGGTCTCGTCGTCGCGGCCGACAGCCCGATCAAGTCCGTGGCCGACCTCGTCGGCAAGCGGGTCGCCGTCAACAAGGGCGGCCGCGGCGAATACCTCCTGCTGCTCGCCCTCCAGCAGGCGAACATCCCGGTGGACCAGGTCGAACGCGTCTACCTCGGACTCGACCAGGCGGCGTCGGCGTTCGCGACCGGCAAGGTGGACGCCTGGTGGGCCATCGTCAACGCGTACCCGCAGGTCGTGGCGAAGGGCGCGCGCGTGCTCGTGCACGGCCGCGACCTGCCCGACCAGGATCTGTCCATCGTGGCCGCGCGGCTGGAACTGCTCCAGCAGCACCCGGAGGCGGTCAAGGTCTATCTCGACGTGCTCCGTGAGCTGACCCAGCAGGCCAAGCAGGAGCCCGAGAAGTTCCAGAACGTCTTCCTCCAGCAAGGCCCCACCGCGGTCACCGGCGACCGGCTGAGGCTGGAGATCGAGAAGACGCGCTACGCGCAGGTTCCGCGCCTGGTCACCGACGCCGACGGGGCCGCGGTCACCTCGGTGTCCGACCTGTTCGCCCGCTACGGCGTGGTCAAGGACAAGGTCGCGCCGGCCGACGTCTTCCTCGTGCTGTCATGA
- a CDS encoding MMPL family transporter — MKTILERWGQSAARRHWLVIVLWLVAVVGLLLGRQFFGGELADDYTVPGSSSAQGADLLTKEFPQAGGYSGQLVFQAPAGKQVSASSSAVNQAVGNAAKLPHVLTATSPFAAANSPLVSKNGQIAYATIAFDVVPGSLDHSYLDQLDAALAPARAAGLTVEYGGGAGQIDDATDDRSSEAVGLALALVLLLIMFLSLAAAVIPLVSAIVGVLVGLSILALLANLFTLPTTAPTVATLLGLGVAIDYALFMVARHREGVDARQPILQAIGRAAATSGAAVVVAGSTVVVAILGLYLSGVPFVGALGGSSAIMVVVAMCAALTLVPALLGLVKRAVRAWGRRDESAAAPDHEHGLFARWGRAVSRHPWPYAAGATLLLLVFALPLLKIEFGQVDAGANPTSQTSRRAYDLLSEGFGPGANGPITVVVAVPQGQSSSDTQSMMNSLSQSLSKTEGVASVSPANVNPANTVAVMNATPTTAPQDDATTDTVRRIRDDVLPTVAATTYLTGTAQAVDFTDRIVQRLPLIIGAVVLLALILLTMAFRSLAIGIKAAVMNLLSVAASYGVLVAVFQWGWGSSFIGLDEKVPIPAFVPMFMFAVIFGLSMDYEVFLLSRVHEAYGQTGDARRSVAIGIGATARVITTAAAVMIVVFASFVLNDQPIVKMLAVGLAFSVLIDASVVRMILVPAVMSLLGDRAWWIPRWLDRILPRISLED; from the coding sequence ATGAAGACAATCCTGGAACGATGGGGACAGTCAGCGGCACGACGGCATTGGCTGGTGATCGTGCTGTGGCTTGTCGCCGTGGTGGGCCTGCTCCTCGGCCGGCAGTTCTTCGGCGGGGAACTCGCCGACGACTACACGGTGCCGGGCTCGTCCTCCGCGCAGGGCGCGGACCTGCTTACCAAGGAGTTCCCGCAGGCGGGCGGCTACAGCGGGCAGCTCGTCTTCCAAGCGCCGGCCGGTAAACAGGTGTCGGCGTCCTCCTCGGCGGTGAACCAAGCCGTGGGCAACGCCGCCAAACTGCCGCACGTCCTCACCGCCACGAGCCCGTTCGCCGCCGCCAACAGTCCACTGGTGAGCAAGAACGGGCAGATCGCGTACGCGACGATCGCCTTCGACGTGGTGCCCGGCAGTCTCGATCACTCCTACCTCGACCAGCTGGACGCGGCCCTCGCGCCCGCGCGGGCGGCCGGGTTGACCGTGGAATACGGCGGCGGGGCCGGGCAGATCGACGACGCCACCGACGACCGCAGCTCCGAGGCGGTCGGGCTGGCGCTCGCCCTGGTCCTGCTGCTGATCATGTTCCTGTCGCTGGCCGCCGCGGTGATCCCGCTGGTGTCGGCGATTGTGGGCGTCCTCGTCGGGTTGTCGATCCTGGCCCTGCTCGCCAACCTCTTCACCCTGCCGACCACCGCTCCGACGGTGGCCACCCTGCTGGGCCTCGGGGTGGCCATCGACTACGCGCTGTTCATGGTGGCCCGCCATCGCGAGGGCGTCGACGCCCGTCAGCCGATTCTCCAGGCCATCGGCCGGGCGGCGGCCACCTCCGGCGCGGCCGTCGTGGTCGCGGGCAGCACCGTCGTGGTGGCGATCCTCGGCCTCTACCTGTCCGGCGTGCCGTTCGTCGGCGCCCTCGGCGGCTCCTCGGCGATCATGGTCGTGGTCGCGATGTGCGCCGCGCTGACCCTCGTCCCCGCGCTGCTCGGCCTGGTGAAACGGGCGGTCCGGGCCTGGGGCCGGCGCGACGAGTCAGCGGCCGCCCCCGATCACGAGCACGGCCTGTTCGCCCGATGGGGCCGGGCGGTCAGCCGCCACCCCTGGCCGTACGCGGCCGGAGCGACGCTGCTACTCCTGGTGTTCGCCCTCCCACTGCTGAAGATCGAGTTCGGTCAGGTCGACGCCGGGGCCAACCCCACGTCGCAGACCTCGCGCCGGGCGTACGACCTGTTGTCGGAAGGATTCGGGCCGGGCGCCAACGGACCGATCACGGTCGTCGTCGCCGTTCCACAGGGACAGTCCAGTAGTGACACCCAGTCGATGATGAACAGCCTCAGCCAGTCCCTGTCGAAGACCGAGGGCGTCGCCTCGGTGTCGCCCGCGAACGTCAACCCGGCCAACACGGTGGCGGTCATGAACGCCACCCCCACCACCGCGCCCCAGGACGACGCGACGACCGACACGGTCCGGCGGATCCGCGACGACGTGCTGCCGACGGTCGCGGCGACCACCTATCTCACCGGCACCGCCCAGGCGGTCGACTTCACCGACCGCATCGTCCAGCGGCTGCCGCTGATCATCGGCGCGGTGGTGCTGCTGGCCCTGATCCTGCTGACCATGGCGTTCCGGTCGCTCGCCATCGGGATCAAGGCGGCGGTCATGAACCTGCTGTCGGTGGCGGCGTCCTACGGCGTACTCGTGGCGGTGTTCCAATGGGGCTGGGGCTCGTCGTTCATCGGCCTCGACGAGAAGGTGCCCATCCCGGCGTTCGTGCCGATGTTCATGTTCGCGGTCATCTTCGGGCTGTCCATGGACTACGAGGTGTTCCTGCTGTCCCGGGTGCATGAGGCATACGGCCAGACCGGCGACGCGCGCCGCAGCGTCGCGATCGGCATCGGCGCTACCGCAAGGGTCATCACCACCGCCGCCGCGGTGATGATCGTCGTGTTCGCCAGTTTCGTGCTGAACGACCAGCCCATCGTGAAGATGTTGGCGGTCGGCCTGGCGTTCTCGGTGCTCATCGACGCCTCGGTGGTACGCATGATCCTGGTGCCGGCGGTGATGTCGTTGCTGGGCGACCGTGCGTGGTGGATACCGCGGTGGCTGGACCGGATTCTCCCGCGGATCAGCCTGGAGGACTGA
- a CDS encoding phospholipid carrier-dependent glycosyltransferase, whose protein sequence is MAFATKTIEASQEPQKAATVELASPTWSPRSWTGLLAVLAMGVFGLAARLRYVNPMRSGDEPHYLMFNVALRKYHSLNPAHAYANGDYLAIHPQPIEPHLVPGPDGQPLPLHGFGGPLLWHPFYLLGGVAGVYLFMVLVSTLTVLNIYWLLSELGFARAYAVGVAGLFAVGTPLYTYSSMLFIEPIAALAVVFAVRGLLRAELTAARVAAVAAAMGALVWVHGRFLLLIVPVMLLLAGRIWQRSRFRDRRAIAALTVPSVLLVGGYALYNLVVWGTANPAPANAASGNGIFQISPLTGVLDALLDRNYGLLPNFPLMFLVGGGVLLALGGGLRRTSLIVAAVVVPYAVSVCTFVTWWAGFGPPARYLVAVTPLLSIFVAVALRQLSHWLAVAAAILLAGFGLLLGLLSDVDKLLRWNWELHPEVSVLGRLGDLLGLPLATFTPSAFLPGQAALFGWWSAAVVAVSGLIWLAGNRHRLRLQPAGRFLNRRGRISPPG, encoded by the coding sequence GTGGCATTTGCGACAAAGACCATCGAAGCTTCTCAGGAGCCGCAGAAGGCGGCGACGGTCGAGCTCGCGTCGCCGACCTGGTCGCCCCGGAGCTGGACCGGCCTGCTCGCGGTCCTGGCGATGGGAGTGTTCGGGCTGGCCGCCCGGCTGCGCTACGTCAACCCGATGCGCAGCGGGGACGAGCCGCACTACCTGATGTTCAACGTCGCGCTGCGGAAATACCACAGCCTCAACCCGGCCCACGCGTACGCGAACGGCGACTATCTGGCGATCCATCCGCAGCCGATCGAGCCGCATCTCGTGCCGGGACCGGACGGCCAGCCGCTGCCGCTGCACGGATTCGGCGGGCCGCTGTTGTGGCATCCGTTCTACCTGCTAGGGGGCGTCGCCGGGGTCTACCTGTTCATGGTGCTGGTGTCGACCCTGACGGTGCTCAACATCTACTGGCTGCTGTCGGAGCTGGGCTTCGCCCGCGCGTACGCGGTCGGCGTGGCCGGGCTGTTCGCCGTCGGGACACCGCTCTACACGTATTCCTCGATGCTGTTCATCGAGCCGATCGCCGCCCTCGCGGTGGTGTTCGCCGTACGCGGCCTGCTCCGCGCCGAGCTGACGGCCGCCCGGGTCGCGGCGGTCGCCGCAGCCATGGGTGCGCTCGTCTGGGTGCACGGCCGATTCCTGCTGCTGATCGTGCCCGTCATGCTGCTCCTGGCCGGGCGGATCTGGCAGCGCAGCCGGTTCCGTGACCGCCGGGCGATCGCCGCGCTGACCGTCCCGAGCGTTCTCCTGGTCGGCGGGTACGCCCTCTACAACCTCGTCGTGTGGGGCACGGCGAACCCGGCTCCGGCGAACGCGGCCTCCGGCAACGGCATCTTCCAGATCTCGCCGCTGACCGGTGTGCTCGACGCGCTCCTGGACCGGAACTACGGGCTGCTGCCCAACTTTCCGCTCATGTTCCTGGTCGGCGGGGGAGTGCTCCTGGCGCTGGGCGGCGGCCTGCGGCGTACCAGTCTGATCGTGGCGGCCGTGGTCGTGCCGTACGCGGTCTCGGTGTGCACCTTCGTCACCTGGTGGGCCGGCTTCGGCCCACCGGCTCGGTATCTCGTCGCCGTCACGCCGCTGCTGTCGATCTTCGTCGCGGTCGCTCTGCGACAGCTGAGCCACTGGCTCGCCGTCGCGGCTGCCATCCTGCTGGCCGGCTTTGGGCTGCTGCTCGGCCTGCTGAGCGACGTCGACAAGCTGCTGCGCTGGAATTGGGAGCTGCATCCGGAGGTCTCGGTCCTCGGCCGGCTCGGCGATCTGCTCGGGCTGCCGCTGGCCACGTTCACGCCGTCGGCGTTCCTGCCGGGACAGGCCGCGTTGTTCGGCTGGTGGAGCGCCGCCGTCGTCGCGGTGTCAGGCCTGATCTGGCTGGCCGGAAACCGGCACCGGCTGCGCCTCCAACCCGCAGGCCGCTTCCTGAATCGGCGCGGCAGAATCAGTCCTCCAGGCTGA